Proteins encoded together in one Impatiens glandulifera chromosome 1, dImpGla2.1, whole genome shotgun sequence window:
- the LOC124931657 gene encoding glutathione S-transferase T3-like — MYQHPYMPSPIYGMSPPRAPGMTFISSPPGIDAINLDASEDTDDGENVSGPKSRTYAARYTGPENEILAQSWVNISEDAEIGNAQRLDAMWKRIADIYNKERPANCPVRRWDLLKTHFYTLQRFVSAFNGLYNQMKRDWGSGQSDVDILMHAMKEWAQTHNNSAFTHLGMWNILKESPKWINQQDRDYCGRKKTKTSAQGGYMSSSNPEDADEERVRPIGQKAAKSKGKGKMNHPSKDIMYEEMKQSIDKNMEEYKRIANEKLKEQIKYNKKWEYDVIMKDTTGMSAMQLAVHQKLCDEIAKNWGV; from the coding sequence ATGTATCAACATCCATATATGCCATCTCCGATCTATGGAATGAGTCCTCCTAGAGCACCTGGGATGACTTTCATATCGTCTCCACCGGGTATTGATGCAATTAATCTAGATGCGAGTGAAGATACTGATGATGGAGAAAATGTGTCGGGTCCAAAGAGTCGTACTTATGCTGCAAGGTACACAGGTCCAGAAAATGAGATCCTTGCACAAAGTTGGGTGAATATTAGCGAAGATGCAGAAATCGGTAATGCTCAGAGATTGGATGCCATGTGGAAGAGGATTGCCgatatttataataaagaaCGACCAGCAAACTGCCCAGTGAGACGTTGGGACCTTTTAAAAACGCATTTTTACACGCTGCAAAGGTTTGTGAGTGCCTTTAACGGATTGTACAATCAGATGAAGAGGGATTGGGGAAGTGGCCAAAGTGATGTTGACATACTCATGCATGCAATGAAAGAGTGGGCACAAACGCACAACAACTCTGCGTTTACTCACTTGGGCATGTGGAATATACTTAAGGAAAGTCCTAAGTGGATTAACCAGCAGGATCGTGATTATTGTGGCAGGAAGAAGACAAAAACATCTGCTCAAGGAGGATACATGTCTTCTTCTAATCCGGAAGATGCCGATGAAGAACGCGTACGTCCGATCGGGCAGAAAGCAGCGAAGAGTaagggtaagggtaagatgaATCATCCCTCGAAGGATATCATGTACGAGGAGATGAAACAAAGCATCGACAAAAACATGGAGGAATACAAAAGGATAGCAAATGAGAAATTGAAGGAACAaataaaatacaacaaaaaatgGGAGTATGATGTTATCATGAAGGATACCACGGGGATGTCGGCAATGCAATTAGCAGTACATCAAAAACTTTGTGACGAAATTGCAAAGAATTGGGGTGTTTGA